In Spirosoma aureum, a single genomic region encodes these proteins:
- a CDS encoding autotransporter outer membrane beta-barrel domain-containing protein codes for MKTHIQFPFPLVFNLSSLVPNSVLLFFMLWLTSLTSTLAQDVQWQKNLGGSKTDSATAILATADGGYIVVGSTASTDGDVENNHGGAHDIFVVKLTSTGSIIWKKTFGGSGDDIARGITASTDGGYVLTGVTTSTDDDMKGLFQYSNFPFYYIWAFKLNSSGEIVWKQGKGESRGLYATSITTVKDGGFLIAGYLYFQGIKTANFFYVLKLSNAGEIQWVHHFGGDHGDDLLYALTATDDGGCVVVGKTSSPTLQTETVTGNSDHTTNHNTYDSYDAWVSKLNSQGYVVWYKFFGGSGLDYANSINSTPDGGYLVGGYTQSTNGDVSSNHGGGDAWVLKLTGTGEIIWQKTLGGNNSDNVNALTIMGDGNYLVAGTTNSYNGDVNGNHGASDIWLAGLNNNGNLIWQKALGGSGMDETRAIIPNKDGGFAIAGTSDSADGDVIGNQGSSDIWVVKLESPPSPQALMLLAPTYNCQSGAIRFNTSGGDGSAVTFSAPGITRANPTDNFGVVEVELRNDPKTIPITAYQNGYSVTYPFDLKAVCTSTNPTPKPPVLLQPIPDQHFVLNQPLPGSGFAVGLYFADPTPYIPNYSSGWNFQVNGLPPGLYVFAKPMIGSGSPVQVIQGVPNLVGVYTVAINASTAAFPDQPVITTFKIIVTSSNPATTLSLTQPTYDCQSGAITFNTSGGDGSPITFTAPGIARSTPTSNTGIVEAELRADPKPILIQAEQRGQRSTYLFDFQLFCATTNPPVSPLILVAPTYNCSTGAIHFNTRGGDGSPIEFRAVPGITDWTINPDQFVDKESRTAGDVQPFTLQARQGGVTTTYSWDLKATCGRARLGAQEASTDLILSVLGNPIQENLSVLIQGADNQYLQLRLSDLKGQLIEIRHIEQAGVEEVQNFHVTKAPSGVLILQAITATQLKSVKIIQN; via the coding sequence ATGAAGACTCATATACAATTTCCCTTTCCATTGGTTTTTAATTTATCCAGCTTGGTACCCAATTCGGTTCTCTTGTTTTTTATGCTATGGCTGACCAGTTTAACTAGCACTCTGGCGCAAGACGTTCAATGGCAAAAAAACCTTGGGGGATCGAAAACAGATTCAGCAACAGCGATTCTGGCTACGGCCGATGGTGGCTATATTGTTGTCGGATCGACTGCTTCAACAGATGGAGATGTAGAAAATAATCATGGCGGTGCACATGATATTTTTGTCGTTAAGTTAACGAGTACGGGAAGTATAATTTGGAAAAAGACATTCGGTGGATCTGGCGACGATATTGCTCGTGGTATAACGGCAAGTACCGATGGAGGCTACGTTCTGACAGGCGTTACGACGTCAACGGATGACGACATGAAAGGGCTCTTTCAGTACAGTAATTTTCCATTTTATTATATCTGGGCTTTTAAACTCAATAGCTCTGGTGAAATTGTTTGGAAACAAGGCAAAGGAGAGTCTAGAGGTTTATATGCTACTTCGATAACGACTGTCAAGGACGGAGGTTTTCTTATCGCGGGCTATCTTTATTTTCAGGGCATTAAAACGGCTAATTTCTTCTATGTGCTTAAACTCTCAAATGCGGGTGAGATCCAGTGGGTTCACCATTTTGGGGGTGATCATGGCGATGATTTACTATATGCCCTAACAGCAACCGACGATGGAGGTTGTGTCGTGGTCGGAAAAACCTCATCTCCTACCTTACAAACGGAAACTGTGACCGGCAATAGTGACCATACCACAAATCATAATACCTATGATTCGTATGACGCCTGGGTTAGCAAACTTAATAGCCAGGGGTATGTCGTTTGGTATAAGTTTTTTGGCGGAAGCGGACTGGATTACGCCAATAGCATTAACTCAACACCTGATGGGGGGTATTTAGTGGGTGGCTATACACAATCTACAAATGGCGATGTCAGTAGCAACCACGGGGGCGGGGATGCCTGGGTTCTTAAGCTCACTGGTACGGGAGAGATTATTTGGCAAAAAACACTGGGCGGTAATAACAGCGATAATGTCAATGCCCTAACCATTATGGGTGATGGGAATTATTTAGTAGCAGGGACAACGAATTCTTATAATGGTGATGTGAATGGCAATCACGGTGCGAGTGATATCTGGCTAGCCGGGCTTAACAACAACGGAAATCTTATTTGGCAAAAAGCATTGGGTGGTAGTGGAATGGATGAGACACGTGCCATTATCCCGAACAAGGATGGTGGCTTCGCAATAGCCGGTACAAGTGATTCTGCTGATGGCGATGTGATAGGCAATCAAGGCAGCTCCGATATTTGGGTTGTCAAACTAGAATCACCTCCTTCCCCACAAGCTCTCATGCTTTTGGCCCCTACCTATAATTGTCAGAGTGGAGCCATTCGCTTTAACACCAGCGGGGGCGATGGCTCAGCTGTCACCTTCTCGGCACCCGGTATTACCCGAGCAAATCCAACCGATAACTTCGGTGTGGTCGAAGTCGAATTGCGTAATGACCCCAAAACGATTCCCATAACCGCCTACCAAAACGGCTACAGTGTGACCTATCCCTTTGACCTCAAAGCAGTCTGTACTTCCACTAATCCTACCCCAAAACCTCCAGTGTTGCTCCAGCCCATCCCCGACCAGCACTTTGTTCTCAACCAACCCCTGCCCGGCAGTGGCTTTGCCGTCGGACTTTACTTCGCCGATCCCACCCCGTATATCCCCAATTACTCCTCAGGCTGGAATTTTCAGGTCAATGGATTACCCCCTGGCTTATACGTCTTTGCCAAACCCATGATCGGTAGTGGCAGTCCGGTTCAAGTTATTCAAGGCGTCCCCAACTTAGTAGGAGTGTACACTGTCGCAATTAATGCCAGCACGGCCGCTTTCCCCGACCAGCCTGTCATCACCACCTTTAAGATCATCGTTACCAGCTCTAATCCGGCTACCACATTGAGCTTAACGCAGCCCACCTATGATTGTCAGAGTGGTGCGATTACTTTTAACACCAGTGGGGGCGACGGATCGCCCATCACCTTCACCGCTCCGGGTATTGCCCGCTCCACGCCCACCAGCAATACCGGTATCGTTGAGGCAGAGCTAAGAGCTGACCCTAAACCCATATTGATTCAGGCGGAACAGCGTGGCCAGCGGTCTACTTATCTATTTGACTTCCAGTTATTTTGTGCGACCACTAACCCACCTGTGAGCCCCCTGATTTTGGTAGCTCCAACTTATAATTGTTCGACGGGAGCCATCCACTTCAACACCCGTGGGGGGGATGGTTCACCCATCGAATTCCGGGCTGTTCCGGGCATCACTGACTGGACAATCAATCCAGACCAGTTCGTTGACAAAGAGAGCCGCACGGCGGGGGATGTACAGCCTTTTACGCTGCAAGCCCGCCAGGGGGGCGTAACAACTACGTATAGCTGGGATCTAAAAGCTACCTGCGGACGGGCGCGATTGGGCGCACAGGAAGCCTCTACAGACTTAATTTTATCCGTACTGGGAAATCCAATACAGGAGAACTTGAGCGTTTTGATTCAGGGGGCGGATAATCAGTACCTGCAACTCAGGTTAAGTGATTTAAAGGGGCAATTGATCGAAATCCGACATATTGAGCAGGCAGGAGTCGAGGAAGTACAAAATTTTCATGTTACTAAGGCTCCGTCGGGAGTATTAATACTTCAGGCGATAACTGCCACCCAACTCAAATCTGTAAAAATCATTCAAAATTAA